In Ciconia boyciana chromosome 12, ASM3463844v1, whole genome shotgun sequence, a genomic segment contains:
- the RAP2C gene encoding ras-related protein Rap-2c produces the protein MREYKVVVLGSGGVGKSALTVQFVTGTFIEKYDPTIEDFYRKEIEVDSSPSVLEILDTAGTEQFASMRDLYIKNGQGFILVYSLVNQQSFQDIKPMRDQIVRVKRYEKVPLILVGNKVDLESEREVLSAEGRALAQEWGCPFMETSAKSKTMVDELFAEIVRQMNYASLPEKQDQCCTTCIVQ, from the exons ATGCGGGAGTACAaggtggtggtgctgggcagcgggggggtggggaagtCCGCCCTGACGGTGCAGTTCGTCACCGGGACCTTCATCGAGAAGTACGACCCCACCATCGAGGACTTCTACCGCAAGGAGATCGAGGTGGACTCGTCCCCCTCGGTGCTGGAGATCCTCGACACGGCGGGTACCGAGCAGTTCGCCTCCATGCGCGATCTCTACATCAAAAACGGCCAGGGCTTCATCCTTGTCTACAGCCTGGTCAACCAGCAGTCCTTCCAG GACATCAAGCCGATGAGGGACCAGATTGTCCGGGTGAAGAGATACGAGAAAGTTCCTCTGATCCTAGTGGGGAATAAAGTGGATCTGGAGTCGGAGAGGGAGGTCTTatctgcagaaggcagagccCTGGCTCAGGAGTGGGGCTGTCCCTTCATGGAGACATCAGCCAAGAGCAAAACAATGGTGGATGAACTGTTTGCTGAGATCGTCAGGCAAATGAACTATGCCTCCCTGCCTGAAAAACAAGATCAGTGTTGTACAACTTGCATCGTCCAGTGa